A genomic stretch from Hydrogenimonas urashimensis includes:
- a CDS encoding EI24 domain-containing protein, producing MKQVNSYLLRSINDILRWNVLRFALLIGLPLMGLWVWLSMSLWDYAVAIASIIIGWVPFSIVKANGALFIIFFLWFVGVLASFAAMTVLVGPPLLRKFKQKTYYIYTFTLLLLFSTLWALVILVKWQYIFDEIQKLLTLLPFQTVADAFAWLLAFYFFYNAYILTLFLIISVFRKPFLEKIRLSDYPNVTIQEGGISKKHHGRVMLDMTVFVILSIIAFPILFIPIANVFMQIFLWSWLYRESYFLSTCNLYCEEEDYQHLRHHRFMIWSIAVLTSLFNFLPVINIFAPFFAQIMFFHWIMEHKTLKRATIDTKEETTHD from the coding sequence ATGAAACAGGTGAACAGCTATCTGCTGCGCAGTATCAACGATATACTGAGATGGAACGTGTTGCGTTTCGCTCTTCTGATCGGTCTGCCGCTCATGGGTCTGTGGGTCTGGCTCAGTATGAGCCTCTGGGACTATGCCGTCGCGATCGCTTCGATCATCATAGGCTGGGTACCCTTTTCGATCGTCAAAGCCAACGGCGCGCTGTTCATCATCTTCTTTCTCTGGTTTGTCGGTGTGCTCGCCTCGTTCGCCGCGATGACCGTCCTTGTGGGCCCGCCACTTCTTAGAAAATTCAAACAGAAGACCTATTATATCTACACATTCACGTTACTTCTTCTATTTTCGACTCTCTGGGCCCTTGTAATATTGGTAAAATGGCAATACATATTCGACGAAATCCAGAAACTACTGACACTGCTTCCTTTCCAGACCGTCGCCGACGCGTTCGCCTGGCTTCTGGCTTTCTATTTCTTTTATAATGCCTATATCCTGACGCTTTTTCTGATCATTTCGGTTTTTAGAAAACCTTTCCTCGAAAAGATCCGTTTGAGCGACTATCCCAATGTAACGATTCAAGAAGGCGGCATCAGCAAAAAGCATCATGGCCGTGTCATGCTTGACATGACAGTTTTCGTGATTCTCTCCATCATCGCTTTTCCGATTCTTTTCATTCCGATCGCCAATGTCTTCATGCAGATCTTTCTCTGGTCGTGGCTCTACAGGGAATCCTACTTCCTGAGTACCTGCAACCTCTACTGCGAGGAGGAGGATTATCAGCATCTTCGGCACCATCGCTTCATGATCTGGAGCATCGCCGTTTTGACGTCGCTTTTCAATTTTCTTCCCGTCATCAACATCTTTGCGCCTTTCTTCGCGCAGATCATGTTTTTCCACTGGATCATGGAACACAAAACGCTGAAAAGGGCAACCATCGACACGAAGGAGGAGACAACTCATGATTGA
- the mgtE gene encoding magnesium transporter, whose product MERNIDDLALEIERRINLFREGMDESAQAYETAELLEEARNLNKTRFLELLKSLPEDLKAEVLSELSKNAQGDALEAIDAKELAEIIEEMDTDDAADIVQQIEEMDEEKAEEVLEEINEEESKVIRELISYDENEAGAYMQTELFKAYVDETVGESIKRLKELKSRGEIDNAYHVFIVDSKERFLGMMPMEDLVLHGPGEIYRNIIDLEGVLTVAVHPKDAIDKVIELAGNYNMNVIPVTDEFGILLGRITADDIYDLMEKQATDQIYGMAGVQEESEESENIIEAGKTRAIWLGINLVTAIAASIVIGLFDSTIQSIVALAVLMPIVASMGGNAGTQSLTVTVRQLALGDIDPTEAKKVITKEVLLSLGNGLVYAVVMGLIAWIWFNMPMLGLVIALSMVINLLAAGFFGATIPLVLKGLGIDPAVGSTVLLTTVTDVVGFFSFLGLATMILL is encoded by the coding sequence ATGGAACGCAATATCGATGATCTCGCCCTCGAGATAGAACGCCGCATCAACCTCTTTCGGGAGGGCATGGATGAAAGTGCCCAGGCGTATGAAACCGCCGAACTCCTCGAAGAGGCCCGCAATCTCAACAAAACCCGATTCCTTGAACTTCTGAAATCACTCCCCGAAGACCTCAAAGCGGAGGTGCTCTCCGAACTTTCCAAAAATGCCCAGGGGGATGCCCTCGAAGCGATCGACGCCAAGGAGCTCGCCGAAATCATCGAAGAGATGGATACCGACGATGCAGCCGATATTGTCCAGCAGATCGAGGAGATGGACGAGGAGAAAGCCGAAGAGGTCCTCGAGGAAATCAACGAAGAGGAGAGTAAGGTCATCCGAGAACTCATCAGTTACGATGAGAACGAAGCGGGTGCCTATATGCAGACCGAACTCTTCAAGGCCTACGTGGACGAAACGGTCGGCGAATCGATCAAACGTCTCAAAGAGTTGAAAAGCCGGGGGGAGATTGACAACGCCTACCATGTCTTCATCGTCGACAGCAAGGAGCGGTTTCTGGGCATGATGCCCATGGAGGATCTGGTACTCCACGGACCCGGCGAAATCTATCGCAACATCATCGACCTCGAAGGTGTGCTGACAGTGGCCGTTCATCCAAAGGATGCGATCGACAAGGTAATCGAACTGGCCGGTAACTACAACATGAACGTGATCCCTGTCACTGACGAGTTCGGTATCTTGCTCGGACGTATCACGGCCGACGACATCTACGACCTGATGGAGAAGCAGGCAACCGACCAGATCTACGGCATGGCAGGGGTTCAGGAAGAGTCCGAAGAGAGCGAAAACATCATCGAAGCGGGGAAAACCCGCGCCATCTGGCTCGGTATCAACCTCGTCACGGCCATCGCGGCATCGATTGTGATCGGACTTTTCGATTCGACGATCCAGTCGATCGTGGCGCTTGCCGTTTTGATGCCCATCGTTGCATCGATGGGAGGCAATGCGGGCACTCAGTCGCTGACCGTAACCGTCCGTCAGCTCGCACTTGGTGACATCGATCCGACCGAAGCGAAAAAGGTTATCACAAAAGAGGTGCTTCTTTCGCTGGGCAACGGTCTTGTCTACGCGGTCGTAATGGGCCTTATCGCATGGATATGGTTCAACATGCCGATGCTTGGACTCGTCATCGCCCTCTCCATGGTCATCAATCTTCTCGCAGCCGGATTTTTCGGAGCCACGATACCTCTCGTTCTCAAAGGACTTGGCATCGACCCGGCGGTCGGATCGACGGTGCTTCTGACTACCGTTACCGATGTTGTCGGTTTTTTCAGTTTCCTGGGCCTCGCGACGATGATCCTGCTGTAG
- a CDS encoding magnesium transporter CorA family protein, which produces MYIFSDRLYKKDEILLDENKKQIIFTTLDNEDIIEWLKSHNFPESFIEDITNEDQSVTYEENNQFKLAILKYFQKDPEDDLLFHAHNVVIIMSEKKFIFLAKEQKLIKTITNKLYRRYKPADSLEYIMYSVIDIMVDHTMGIVDMIDDRLEEIEDRIFDESLDEQEVQKNLYFARRTLNRIGKLSVQHNDIVNKIINHFPINIRKKLKYEFIDLKEHLSFLINESKTYLDRTGYLQTLLMGFLSNRMNQAMQRLAAISLIFLPLTFIVGNYGMNFRHMPELDWKYGYLFVWGLNLAIAYLIFQWLKKKRWI; this is translated from the coding sequence ATGTATATCTTTTCGGACAGACTCTACAAAAAAGATGAGATTCTGCTTGATGAGAACAAAAAACAGATCATCTTCACGACCCTCGACAACGAAGATATCATCGAATGGCTTAAAAGCCACAATTTTCCGGAAAGCTTCATCGAAGATATCACCAATGAAGACCAGAGTGTCACCTACGAGGAGAACAACCAGTTCAAACTCGCCATTCTCAAGTACTTTCAAAAGGATCCCGAAGACGATCTCCTCTTCCATGCCCACAACGTGGTGATCATCATGAGCGAAAAGAAATTCATCTTTCTCGCCAAAGAGCAGAAACTGATCAAAACCATCACCAACAAACTCTACCGCCGCTACAAGCCGGCCGATTCGCTGGAATATATCATGTACTCGGTCATCGACATCATGGTCGACCATACCATGGGCATCGTCGATATGATCGATGACCGCCTCGAAGAGATCGAAGACAGGATATTCGACGAATCGCTGGACGAGCAGGAGGTTCAGAAAAACCTCTATTTCGCCAGGCGAACACTCAACCGTATCGGCAAACTTTCGGTGCAGCACAACGATATCGTCAACAAAATCATCAACCATTTTCCGATCAACATCCGTAAAAAGCTGAAATACGAATTCATCGACCTCAAAGAACATCTCTCCTTTCTCATCAACGAATCGAAAACCTATCTCGACAGAACGGGTTATCTTCAGACGCTGCTGATGGGCTTTTTGAGCAACCGCATGAACCAGGCGATGCAGCGACTTGCGGCCATCTCACTGATCTTCCTGCCGCTGACATTTATCGTCGGAAACTACGGAATGAATTTCAGGCATATGCCGGAACTGGACTGGAAATACGGCTACCTGTTCGTCTGGGGGCTCAACCTGGCAATCGCCTACCTGATCTTCCAGTGGCTCAAAAAGAAGAGATGGATCTGA
- the glgP gene encoding alpha-glucan family phosphorylase, which yields MSKELFPYVIDEHFKTKVAYFSMEFAIDQSLKTYSGGLGFLAGSHMRSANDKRQHTLGIGMLWSYGYYDQGRHEDNTLKIDFRRKFYYFLQETGIVVEVMINGKPVKVKAYLLPADTFRSAPVILLTTDIFENDYLSRTISHKLYDPNEETRIAQEIVLGIGGVKVLDAMGIDIDIYHMNEGHALPMVFELMKKYPEFEELKKHVVFTTHTPEMAGNEVHNVHFLGRMGFFNDFSVEEVQKKLDYYDENFSLTVGALKTSKRANAVSKIHEKVANEMWKDVPGKCEIISITNAQNMRYWADKQLLSWMLEHEDYQLVGRKKHLKHILFEEVADQTGKLFDPDILTLVWARRFAEYKRPWLLTYDMERFRALITNTDRPIQIIWAGKPFPLDYRAVSMFNDLILMSKEFKNVAVLTGYELRLSKMLKQGSDVWLNTPRWGREASGTSGMSAGINGSVHFSIADGWHAEFQKDGVNSFTIPHADPTLPVEEQDRHDYLAMMEKLENVILPMYYENQKEWITIVKNGMNDIHGYFTSSRMVVEYYEKLYNFKPYEPKRLSDRLMKEHQPLT from the coding sequence ATGAGCAAAGAACTGTTTCCCTATGTGATTGACGAGCACTTCAAAACAAAAGTGGCCTATTTTTCCATGGAGTTCGCGATCGATCAGTCACTCAAGACCTACTCCGGGGGTCTCGGATTTCTCGCCGGATCGCACATGCGAAGCGCCAACGACAAACGTCAGCATACGCTGGGTATCGGCATGCTCTGGAGTTACGGCTATTACGATCAAGGAAGACACGAAGACAACACTCTCAAGATCGATTTCAGGAGGAAATTCTACTATTTCCTTCAAGAGACCGGAATCGTCGTCGAAGTGATGATCAACGGCAAACCGGTCAAAGTGAAAGCCTACCTGCTTCCGGCCGATACATTCCGTTCCGCCCCGGTCATTCTGCTGACGACCGATATTTTCGAAAACGACTATCTTTCCAGAACCATCAGCCACAAACTCTACGATCCCAACGAAGAGACGCGGATAGCACAGGAGATTGTCCTTGGAATCGGCGGTGTGAAAGTGCTGGACGCAATGGGCATCGATATCGATATCTACCACATGAACGAAGGGCATGCGCTGCCGATGGTCTTCGAACTGATGAAAAAGTATCCCGAGTTCGAAGAGCTGAAGAAACATGTTGTCTTCACGACCCATACGCCCGAGATGGCGGGCAACGAGGTTCACAATGTCCACTTTCTCGGCAGAATGGGATTTTTCAACGATTTTTCCGTCGAAGAGGTACAGAAGAAACTCGACTACTATGACGAAAACTTCTCTCTGACCGTCGGTGCATTGAAGACTTCGAAGCGGGCCAACGCCGTTTCGAAGATTCATGAAAAAGTGGCCAACGAAATGTGGAAGGATGTACCGGGAAAATGCGAGATTATCAGCATCACCAATGCACAGAACATGCGATACTGGGCCGACAAGCAGCTGCTGAGCTGGATGCTCGAACATGAAGATTACCAGCTGGTGGGCCGAAAGAAGCATCTCAAGCACATTCTTTTCGAGGAGGTGGCGGACCAGACAGGAAAACTCTTCGATCCCGATATTCTGACACTGGTCTGGGCGCGACGCTTCGCCGAATACAAACGTCCCTGGCTGTTGACGTACGATATGGAGCGTTTCAGGGCCCTGATTACGAATACAGACCGGCCTATCCAGATCATCTGGGCGGGTAAGCCCTTTCCGCTCGACTACAGGGCGGTGTCGATGTTCAACGACCTGATTCTGATGTCCAAAGAGTTTAAAAACGTGGCGGTGCTCACAGGGTATGAGCTTCGCCTTTCCAAAATGCTCAAACAGGGTTCCGACGTCTGGCTCAATACACCCAGGTGGGGGCGCGAGGCGAGCGGTACCAGCGGCATGAGTGCGGGCATCAACGGTTCGGTCCACTTCTCCATCGCCGACGGATGGCATGCCGAGTTCCAGAAAGACGGTGTCAACTCCTTCACGATTCCCCATGCCGATCCCACGCTGCCGGTCGAAGAGCAGGACAGACACGATTACCTGGCGATGATGGAAAAACTCGAAAACGTGATTCTTCCGATGTATTACGAGAATCAGAAAGAGTGGATCACCATCGTCAAAAACGGGATGAACGATATTCACGGCTATTTCACCTCGTCCCGCATGGTGGTCGAATATTACGAAAAGCTCTACAACTTCAAACCCTACGAGCCGAAGCGGCTTTCGGACCGTCTTATGAAAGAGCACCAGCCTCTTACATAA
- a CDS encoding OmpA family protein — protein sequence MTKRLGMVLLSIAAASSMMAQDYTNSVTVTGGGYSPLNKEWIDDAWTLGARLGLIEGDTHGLEVEYDFINNVDLDKNEGTGDTYGNQVFANYLYHFKDQSESLRPYLLAGVGYENWTNGQLDDGGVGAIGAGLKYAVNEWLNLRAEVKDVIRFDDGGNTLAYVAGFMIPFGTPAAAAPVAAAAPLTSLDSDGDGVIDTKDKCPHTPAGTIVDENGCPDTKDSDGDGVIDVLDNCPNSKTNQVDENGCPLDTDKDGVPDYIDQCPNTPPNFHVDAKGCTIGVTLHLNFPFDSAKIPAQETMDVDRIAEFLKKHPKVTAVIEGHTDSTGPADYNMKLSKRRAEAVKKALVERGIDASRLTVKAYGETKPIAPNDTEEGRAKNRRVEVVLVPGKGQ from the coding sequence ATGACAAAGAGACTTGGAATGGTACTCCTGAGCATCGCTGCGGCAAGCAGCATGATGGCGCAGGATTACACAAACTCCGTAACCGTAACGGGCGGTGGATACAGCCCCCTCAACAAAGAGTGGATCGACGATGCATGGACACTCGGTGCACGCCTCGGATTGATCGAAGGCGACACACACGGCCTCGAAGTCGAGTATGACTTCATCAACAATGTGGACCTCGACAAAAACGAAGGAACAGGCGACACCTATGGCAACCAGGTGTTCGCAAACTACCTCTACCATTTCAAAGACCAGAGCGAGAGCCTGCGCCCCTATCTTCTCGCTGGGGTCGGTTACGAAAACTGGACAAACGGCCAGCTTGATGACGGCGGTGTCGGTGCCATTGGAGCAGGTCTCAAATATGCCGTCAACGAATGGCTCAATCTGCGCGCGGAAGTGAAAGATGTTATCCGTTTCGACGACGGCGGCAACACGCTAGCCTATGTAGCCGGTTTCATGATACCGTTTGGCACACCGGCTGCCGCGGCACCGGTCGCTGCCGCGGCACCACTGACCTCCCTTGACAGTGACGGTGACGGAGTCATCGATACAAAAGACAAGTGTCCCCACACGCCGGCCGGCACGATCGTTGATGAAAACGGCTGTCCCGACACTAAAGACAGCGACGGCGACGGTGTTATCGACGTTCTGGACAACTGCCCCAACAGCAAAACGAATCAGGTCGATGAAAACGGTTGTCCGCTCGATACGGACAAAGACGGGGTGCCCGATTACATCGACCAGTGTCCGAACACACCGCCGAATTTCCATGTCGATGCAAAAGGTTGTACCATTGGGGTGACGCTCCACCTGAACTTCCCGTTCGATTCGGCCAAAATTCCGGCCCAGGAAACGATGGATGTCGACCGCATTGCGGAATTTTTGAAAAAACATCCGAAGGTAACCGCGGTTATTGAAGGACACACGGACAGCACGGGACCGGCTGATTACAATATGAAGCTTTCCAAACGTCGTGCCGAAGCCGTCAAGAAAGCTCTTGTCGAGCGCGGTATCGACGCTTCCCGCCTCACGGTCAAAGCCTATGGCGAAACCAAGCCAATAGCTCCGAACGATACGGAAGAGGGACGCGCGAAAAACCGACGTGTCGAAGTCGTACTGGTTCCCGGAAAAGGCCAGTAA
- a CDS encoding isoamylase early set domain-containing protein — MVKITKKGKKAWVTFTAPVNECETIAIKGSWNDWEPEPLKRKKNGEYYITKVLPVGESFEFGYLVDESDWITDHDLPKTESPFGSKNSVLEL; from the coding sequence ATGGTCAAAATTACAAAAAAAGGGAAGAAAGCGTGGGTTACATTCACGGCACCGGTCAACGAATGCGAAACGATCGCCATCAAGGGAAGCTGGAACGACTGGGAGCCGGAGCCGTTGAAACGGAAAAAGAACGGCGAGTACTATATCACGAAGGTCCTGCCGGTGGGAGAGTCCTTCGAGTTCGGCTATCTGGTCGACGAGAGTGACTGGATTACCGATCATGATCTTCCAAAGACAGAGAGCCCCTTTGGAAGTAAAAATTCAGTTTTGGAGTTGTAA
- a CDS encoding 6-phosphofructokinase, giving the protein MALAIMCSGGDAPGMNAAVKKFVDYAFDKKETPYLIYDGLEGLIDGKIKKADYKDVAGILHRGGSVIRSSRSKRFYEYDYRKQAYENLKKFNIDGLVVLGGDGSFRAMDRFSEDFPVNFVGIPTTIDNDIYGTEYCLGVDTALNTIRDALDKIYDTASTFNRAFVVEVMGRDCGYLAAISAISSGAEICIIPEVDFYLPTIENKLVREVENGRRYVLAIVAEGTKMTAKVAEWLEKKLGMDTRVTILGHIQRGGVPTTFDRMMGFEFAVHAVEHLCRTKESNKVVVWNKGEFGLIDIDTVVNNKNQVNPHHLAMLNVLD; this is encoded by the coding sequence ATGGCGTTGGCGATTATGTGTTCGGGAGGCGACGCTCCCGGAATGAATGCGGCGGTCAAAAAATTCGTTGATTACGCATTCGACAAGAAGGAGACGCCCTATCTTATCTATGACGGACTGGAGGGATTGATTGACGGTAAGATCAAAAAGGCCGATTATAAAGATGTAGCAGGCATCCTGCACCGCGGAGGATCGGTGATACGCTCCTCGAGATCGAAACGTTTCTACGAATACGATTACCGAAAGCAGGCATACGAGAATCTCAAAAAGTTCAATATCGACGGCCTGGTGGTACTGGGAGGAGACGGATCTTTTAGGGCGATGGATCGTTTCAGCGAAGATTTTCCCGTCAATTTCGTGGGTATTCCCACCACGATCGACAACGATATCTACGGGACGGAGTACTGTTTGGGGGTCGATACGGCTCTTAATACGATCAGGGATGCTCTTGACAAGATTTACGACACCGCATCGACTTTCAACAGGGCGTTTGTCGTGGAAGTGATGGGTCGCGACTGCGGCTACCTGGCGGCGATTTCCGCCATCAGCTCCGGTGCGGAAATCTGCATCATCCCGGAAGTCGATTTCTATCTGCCCACGATCGAGAACAAACTGGTCAGAGAGGTCGAGAATGGCAGGCGGTATGTCCTGGCGATTGTGGCCGAAGGGACGAAGATGACGGCAAAAGTGGCTGAATGGCTCGAAAAAAAGCTCGGAATGGATACCCGCGTGACGATTCTTGGGCACATTCAGCGAGGCGGTGTTCCGACCACGTTCGACAGGATGATGGGATTTGAATTCGCGGTGCATGCGGTGGAGCATCTCTGCCGGACGAAAGAGTCCAACAAAGTAGTCGTCTGGAACAAGGGCGAATTCGGACTGATCGACATCGATACGGTCGTCAATAACAAAAACCAGGTCAATCCGCATCATCTCGCGATGCTGAATGTCCTTGACTGA
- the pyk gene encoding pyruvate kinase, whose translation MKPKVKIVATVGPSTNNPESIASLIEHGVDVFRLNFSYGTHSEHKETIGMIRSIAREKKRIVGILQDICGPKIRIRGMEEPVEVNKGDHLFLAKEAGKDAFTISFPGIVEDLKENDEIFFADGTVQTRVLQKRDDGVVLEVLTPGRLMEGKGVNFPKADITLHALTDKDREDIRFGASEGVDFVAISFVSSEKDVIEARKIQREAGGTAWIISKIERTAAVENIDTIIDESDGIMVARGDLGAEAGLSRVPVLQKNIIKKCNKKGKPVITATQMLTSMVNSPYPTRAEVSDIANAVFDGTDAVMLSDETAAGHYPYEAVDTLVATILQTQEFYPYYKSFETRPGEAFPHAAASLAQIVSCDFIAALTLSGYTMLHLSKYRPKESLFAITTDPSLINKTALVWGVEGAVTIDHASFHTEQEMVETLLAHHGADPDAFLLVTGYLGEQISMGKSIRYIRREDRNS comes from the coding sequence ATGAAACCGAAAGTAAAAATCGTCGCCACTGTCGGGCCATCGACCAACAATCCCGAATCGATCGCTTCACTGATCGAACACGGGGTCGATGTCTTCCGACTCAACTTTTCCTACGGAACCCATTCGGAACACAAAGAGACGATCGGCATGATCCGTTCCATCGCCCGTGAGAAGAAGAGGATCGTCGGTATTCTGCAGGATATTTGCGGCCCCAAAATCCGTATCCGCGGGATGGAGGAGCCTGTGGAAGTGAACAAAGGCGACCACCTCTTCCTCGCCAAGGAAGCCGGAAAGGACGCCTTTACCATCAGTTTTCCCGGCATTGTCGAGGATCTGAAAGAAAACGACGAGATCTTCTTCGCCGACGGTACCGTCCAGACAAGGGTTTTGCAAAAAAGAGACGACGGGGTCGTGCTCGAGGTCCTGACACCGGGACGCCTGATGGAAGGCAAGGGAGTCAACTTCCCGAAAGCGGACATTACGCTCCACGCACTCACCGACAAGGACAGGGAGGACATACGTTTCGGTGCCAGTGAGGGTGTCGATTTCGTGGCCATCTCTTTTGTCAGCAGTGAAAAAGATGTGATAGAGGCGAGAAAGATCCAGCGTGAAGCGGGCGGAACGGCCTGGATCATCTCCAAAATCGAACGGACGGCGGCGGTGGAAAATATCGACACGATCATCGACGAAAGTGACGGCATCATGGTGGCAAGAGGCGACCTGGGAGCCGAAGCCGGTCTTTCCAGAGTGCCTGTTCTTCAGAAAAACATCATCAAAAAGTGCAACAAGAAGGGCAAACCGGTCATCACGGCCACCCAGATGCTCACTTCGATGGTCAACTCCCCCTACCCGACCCGTGCGGAAGTTTCCGACATCGCCAATGCCGTTTTCGACGGCACCGACGCCGTTATGCTCTCGGACGAAACCGCCGCAGGACACTACCCGTACGAAGCGGTCGATACACTGGTTGCGACCATTCTGCAGACGCAGGAGTTCTACCCCTATTACAAATCGTTCGAAACCCGTCCGGGCGAGGCGTTTCCCCACGCCGCCGCCTCGCTCGCGCAGATAGTATCCTGCGACTTCATCGCGGCGCTGACACTTTCGGGCTATACGATGCTCCATCTTAGCAAATACCGCCCCAAAGAGAGCCTCTTCGCGATAACGACCGATCCTTCCCTCATCAACAAAACGGCACTGGTCTGGGGTGTGGAGGGTGCCGTGACGATAGACCACGCGAGTTTCCACACCGAACAGGAGATGGTCGAAACGCTTCTGGCGCATCATGGAGCGGACCCCGATGCGTTTTTGCTGGTGACAGGATATCTTGGCGAACAGATTTCCATGGGGAAAAGTATCCGCTACATTCGAAGGGAAGACAGAAATTCGTAA
- the pgm gene encoding phosphoglucomutase (alpha-D-glucose-1,6-bisphosphate-dependent) yields the protein MIDTLAGQPVPKERIINLPRLLSDYFLLAPDASEVTQRVAFGTSGHRGSAMKKSFNEAHVLAITQAVCEYRKAQGYEGPLYMGMDSHALSTPAQMTALRVCAANGVNVRIASDNEYTPTPLVSFAILEHNKNSSDIADGIVITPSHNPPEDGGFKYNPPNGGPADTDVTAVVEKRANEILAGRLAEVKALSYEEALASSYVQTYDFITPYVKALRKIVDMDAIKASGLRLAADPLGGSALGVYKKIKEHYGLDMDIVNPWIDPTFSFMTLDHDGKIRMDCSSPWAMASLVRLKESYDLAFGNDTDADRHGIVTPVGGLMNPNHYLSVAIWYLFKHRTSWPENLKIGKTLVSSSMIDRIAADLGKEVYEVPVGFKWFVEGLYEGWLGFGGEESAGASFLRFDGNVWSTDKDGIILNLLAAEIKAVTGRDPAEIYAEFEERFGKSYYARIDAPATAEQKAKLKTLRPEDIEADELAGEKIVNIFTNAPGNGAPIGGLKLVTKNGWVAMRPSGTEDIYKIYAESFLSKEHLAKIQQSAQQIVTRLIG from the coding sequence ATGATTGACACACTGGCCGGACAGCCGGTCCCGAAAGAGAGAATCATCAACCTGCCGCGACTTCTGAGCGACTATTTCCTTCTCGCTCCCGATGCTTCGGAAGTGACCCAGCGTGTCGCGTTCGGAACGTCGGGCCATCGCGGCAGCGCCATGAAAAAGAGTTTCAACGAGGCACATGTACTCGCCATTACGCAGGCGGTCTGCGAATACAGGAAAGCGCAGGGGTACGAGGGGCCGCTGTATATGGGGATGGATTCCCATGCACTTTCGACGCCGGCGCAGATGACGGCTCTGCGTGTCTGTGCCGCCAACGGCGTCAACGTGCGTATCGCCTCCGACAATGAGTATACGCCCACACCGCTGGTATCGTTCGCTATCCTGGAACACAACAAGAACTCGTCCGACATCGCCGATGGCATCGTCATCACGCCTTCCCACAACCCTCCGGAAGATGGGGGATTCAAATACAACCCACCCAACGGAGGACCGGCGGACACCGATGTGACGGCCGTGGTGGAAAAGCGTGCCAACGAGATTCTCGCGGGGAGATTGGCGGAGGTGAAGGCACTCTCCTACGAAGAGGCGCTGGCCTCATCGTATGTGCAGACGTACGATTTCATCACCCCCTATGTCAAAGCACTGCGAAAGATCGTCGATATGGACGCCATCAAGGCATCCGGCCTAAGACTCGCGGCCGACCCTCTAGGTGGTTCGGCGCTGGGGGTCTACAAAAAGATCAAAGAGCATTACGGACTCGATATGGATATCGTCAATCCGTGGATCGATCCCACTTTCTCCTTTATGACCCTCGATCATGACGGAAAGATCCGCATGGACTGCTCCTCACCCTGGGCGATGGCTTCCCTGGTTCGCCTGAAAGAGTCCTACGACCTGGCTTTCGGCAACGATACCGACGCGGATCGGCACGGTATTGTCACTCCGGTCGGGGGGCTCATGAATCCCAATCATTATCTGAGTGTCGCCATCTGGTATCTTTTCAAGCACCGTACCTCCTGGCCCGAAAATCTCAAGATCGGAAAAACTCTCGTCTCGAGTTCGATGATCGACCGTATCGCCGCCGATCTTGGCAAAGAGGTCTACGAGGTGCCGGTGGGTTTCAAATGGTTCGTCGAGGGTCTTTATGAAGGGTGGCTCGGTTTTGGCGGTGAAGAGAGTGCGGGTGCTTCCTTCCTCCGATTCGACGGGAACGTCTGGTCGACCGACAAGGACGGCATCATTCTCAATCTGCTCGCCGCGGAGATCAAAGCGGTGACGGGCCGGGATCCGGCGGAGATCTATGCGGAGTTCGAAGAGAGGTTCGGGAAATCCTATTACGCGCGCATCGACGCACCGGCCACTGCGGAACAGAAGGCAAAACTCAAAACGCTGCGGCCCGAAGATATCGAAGCCGATGAACTGGCAGGCGAAAAGATCGTAAACATCTTTACCAATGCACCCGGCAACGGGGCGCCGATCGGAGGTCTCAAACTGGTGACCAAGAACGGATGGGTCGCCATGCGACCTTCCGGTACGGAGGATATTTACAAAATCTACGCGGAGAGTTTTCTTTCAAAAGAGCACCTGGCGAAAATCCAGCAATCCGCCCAGCAGATCGTTACACGGCTTATCGGATAG